The genomic DNA GGCCGGGGCACGGTCTCCGACATCGACCTCACCCAGCTCTACGACGACTCCAAGTCGCTCGCCGAGGGTGCGTTCACCATCCCCGGCTGGAAGTCGGACAGCCAGTGGACCGTGGGGCTCTACGCCCAGTCGGGCTTCCTCGACCCGCAGAAGCCGATCCGCAGGTTCACCAAGAAGGAAATGCAGGACTTCCTCTACGGCGAGCCGACCAAGGTGAAGGTCAACGGCGTCAACCTCACCTACGAAGGGCTGATCCCCAAGATCCAGAAGTCGTTCCTGTCCAAGGACAAGGAAGGGATGCAGCCGCACATCCGCGCCTTCGTGGAGCGCGCGGTCACCTTCACGACCTGCCCCGAGTGCGACGGCACCCGGCTCAGTGAGGGGGCCCGGTCGTCGAAGATCAAGCGGACCAGCATCGCCGACGCCTGCGCGATGGAGATCCGCGATCTGGCCGAATGGATCCGCGGCCTCGACGAGCCGTCGGTCGCGCCGCTGCTCACCGCACTGCAGCACACCCTGGACTCGTTCGTGGAGATCGGCCTCGGCTACCTCGCGCTCGACCGGCCGTCGGGCACGCTGTCGGGCGGCGAGGCGCAGCGCGTCAAGATGATCCGCCATCTCGGCTCCTCGCTCACCGATGTCACATACGTCTTCGACGAACCCACCATCGGCCTGCACCCCCACGACATCCGGCGCATGAACGGCCTGCTGCTGCGGCTGCGGGACAAGGGCAACACGGTGCTGGTCGTGGAGCACAAGCCCGAGGCCATCGCGATCGCCGACCACGTCGTCGACCTCGGCCCCGGCGCCGGTACGGCGGGCGGCGCCGTCTGCTTCGAGGGCACCATCGAGGGGCTGCGGGCCAGCGGTACCGTCACCGGCCGCCACCTCGACGACCGGGCCTCCCTCAAGAAGACGGTGCGCAAGTCGACCGGCGCGCTGGAGATCCGCGACGCCACCCGCCACAACCTGCAGGGCGTCGACGTCGACATCCCGCTCGGGGTGCTGTGCGTCGTCACCGGCGTCGCCGGCTCCGGCAAGAGCTCACTGATCCATGGCTCCGTCCCCGCCTCCGCGGGCGTGGTCTCGGTCGACCAGGCGCCCATCCGCGGCTCGCGACGGAGCAACCCGGCGACCTACACCGGACTGCTCGACCCGATCCGCAAGGCGTTCGCCAAGGCCAACGGCGTGAAGCCGGCCCTGTTCAGCGCCAACTCCGAGGGCGCCTGCCCCAACTGCAACGGCGCCGGCGTCATCTACACCGACCTGGCGATGATGGCCGGCGTGGAGACCACCTGCGAGGACTGCGAGGGGAAGCGGTTCCAGGCATCGGTCCTCGAGTACACCCTCGGCGGCCGCGACATCAGCGAGGTGCTCGCGATGTCGGTGACCGAAGCCGAGGAGTTCTTCGGCACCGGTGACGCGCACACGCCGGCCGCGCACAGAATCCTCGACCGGCTCGCCGATGTCGGGCTCGGCTACCTCAGCCTCGGGCAGCCGCTCACCACGCTGTCCGGTGGCGAGCGGCAGCGGCTCAAGCTGGCCACCCACATGGCCGACAAGGGCGGCGTCTACATCCTCGACGAGCCGACGACCGGCCTGCACCTCGCCGACGTCGAGCAGTTGCTCGGCCTGCTCGACCGGCTCGTCGACTCCGGCAAGTCGGTCATCGTCATCGAGCACCACCAGGCGGTGATGGCGCACGCCGACTGGATCATCGACCTCGGCCCCGGCGCCGGTCACGACGGTGGCAAGATCGTTTTTGAGGGCACTCCGGCCGACCTCGTCGCCGACCGCTCCACCCTCACCGGCGAACACCTCGCGGACTACGTCGGCGCCTGACCGCGGCCTGACGGACATCGCCCGACGGAACGAGTGCACGACGCCGTCGGGCTAGAAGTGGGGCGCCGCGTCTGCCGCACCCGGCGCGGACGCGGCGGGTGCGGCGGCCACTACGACAGCGACGATCGGGGCCTGCCGGGGCGCAGGTGGGGGCGCCGGGCTCAGGACGTCTGGTTGCCCGCACGCGCCACTCCGGGGCAAGCACCGACCGGATCTCCTCGTCGCGCCTTCCCCTCCGGTACAGATGGGCTTGGCCACAGCACGCCGTCTCTCGTCATCTCGA from Streptomyces sp. NBC_01707 includes the following:
- a CDS encoding excinuclease ABC subunit UvrA, with translation MSPAKRKTTQSPALHAADSHDLLRVHGARVNNLKDVSIEIPKRRLTVFTGVSGSGKSSLVFSTIAAESQRMINETYSAFVQGFMPTLARPEVDVLEGLTTAIIVDQQRMGADPRSTVGTATDANAMLRILFSRLGKPHIGPPSAYSFNTASVRASGAITVERGAKKTVKATFNRTGGMCTRCEGRGTVSDIDLTQLYDDSKSLAEGAFTIPGWKSDSQWTVGLYAQSGFLDPQKPIRRFTKKEMQDFLYGEPTKVKVNGVNLTYEGLIPKIQKSFLSKDKEGMQPHIRAFVERAVTFTTCPECDGTRLSEGARSSKIKRTSIADACAMEIRDLAEWIRGLDEPSVAPLLTALQHTLDSFVEIGLGYLALDRPSGTLSGGEAQRVKMIRHLGSSLTDVTYVFDEPTIGLHPHDIRRMNGLLLRLRDKGNTVLVVEHKPEAIAIADHVVDLGPGAGTAGGAVCFEGTIEGLRASGTVTGRHLDDRASLKKTVRKSTGALEIRDATRHNLQGVDVDIPLGVLCVVTGVAGSGKSSLIHGSVPASAGVVSVDQAPIRGSRRSNPATYTGLLDPIRKAFAKANGVKPALFSANSEGACPNCNGAGVIYTDLAMMAGVETTCEDCEGKRFQASVLEYTLGGRDISEVLAMSVTEAEEFFGTGDAHTPAAHRILDRLADVGLGYLSLGQPLTTLSGGERQRLKLATHMADKGGVYILDEPTTGLHLADVEQLLGLLDRLVDSGKSVIVIEHHQAVMAHADWIIDLGPGAGHDGGKIVFEGTPADLVADRSTLTGEHLADYVGA